The Sulfurihydrogenibium sp. YO3AOP1 genome has a window encoding:
- a CDS encoding thiamine pyrophosphate-binding protein, whose product MPTKVIALTGNQAAAEAMRQINFDVAAVYPISPQTELMGFFAEYVANGEVDTDMVAVEGEHSAMAACIGAAAAGARVITASAGPGIAYMVENLYIASGMRLPIVLIDVNRALSAPLSIHCDHADSMLTRDTSWISIFSENAQEAYHNLIMSVKIAEKTMFPVIVNYDGYIVSHSIENVEVLDDETVRNFVGPSGIHRIPYPLLDVSKPVTYGATAQPDYYTECKYQQHVDFLKVYDIFREVAQEFESISGKYYDFIEEYMTDDAEYIGISMGSSFGTLKDAVNALRAQGRKVGAIKIRLYRPFPVKEVARALSNAKGVAVFDRADSFDGIGGPLFKDIASAVFHNQNRPLIHNFIYGLGGREIHEEEFMKAFDRVERLEKGVESRDYLVEYLQARA is encoded by the coding sequence ATGCCAACAAAAGTAATCGCGTTAACAGGTAATCAGGCTGCAGCTGAAGCAATGAGGCAAATTAACTTTGATGTAGCTGCAGTTTATCCAATATCTCCACAAACAGAATTAATGGGATTTTTTGCAGAATATGTTGCAAATGGTGAAGTAGATACAGATATGGTTGCTGTAGAAGGCGAACACTCAGCAATGGCTGCATGTATCGGTGCTGCAGCAGCCGGAGCAAGAGTAATAACAGCTTCGGCAGGTCCGGGTATTGCGTATATGGTTGAAAACTTATACATAGCTTCTGGTATGAGATTACCAATAGTTTTAATTGACGTTAATAGAGCATTATCCGCTCCTTTATCTATCCACTGCGACCATGCGGATTCAATGCTAACAAGAGACACAAGCTGGATTTCTATTTTCTCAGAAAATGCTCAAGAGGCATATCACAATCTTATTATGTCTGTAAAAATCGCAGAAAAAACAATGTTCCCAGTAATTGTTAACTATGATGGATATATAGTTTCTCACTCTATCGAGAACGTGGAAGTCCTCGATGATGAAACAGTAAGAAATTTTGTAGGACCATCCGGCATCCACAGAATCCCTTATCCATTGCTAGATGTATCTAAACCTGTAACTTATGGAGCAACCGCACAGCCAGACTATTACACAGAATGTAAATATCAACAACACGTAGATTTCTTAAAAGTATACGATATTTTCAGAGAAGTTGCACAAGAGTTTGAATCCATCAGCGGAAAATATTATGATTTCATAGAAGAGTATATGACGGATGATGCAGAGTACATTGGAATTTCCATGGGTTCTTCTTTTGGTACATTGAAAGATGCAGTTAATGCACTAAGAGCACAAGGTAGAAAGGTTGGAGCTATTAAAATTAGATTATACAGACCATTCCCTGTAAAAGAGGTAGCAAGAGCTTTATCTAATGCTAAGGGTGTTGCTGTATTTGATAGAGCAGACTCTTTTGATGGAATTGGCGGTCCATTGTTTAAAGATATTGCATCTGCAGTATTCCATAATCAAAATAGACCATTAATCCACAATTTTATTTATGGTTTAGGTGGTAGAGAAATTCATGAAGAAGAATTTATGAAAGCCTTTGATAGAGTTGAAAGACTTGAAAAAGGCGTTGAATCAAGAGATTATTTAGTAGAATACTTACAAGCGAGGGCGTAA
- a CDS encoding 2-oxoacid:acceptor oxidoreductase subunit alpha → MAFDLTIKFAGEGGEGVISAGDFTMRAATYLGLEVVTFKSFPAEIKGGYALSQVRMSDEKILSQGDGFQILFAFNGEAYEVNKPLLKPGTVLVWDGPEGGDFEPEFDWLEKQGVIAYAVPMSKLAKEEVGAYITKNMVALGAASELFNIPIDVYKEQIVSKFSKKGQDVVDLNFKALDAGINWVKNNIKKIDPYRLPERMPRKDVIILEGNEAIALGAAVAGCKVFAAYPITPATTVGNYLSEIILKANGYVYQAEDEISSMAIVIGASFSGVKAMTATSGPGVSLMQELIGLASMAEIPAVIVDVQRGGPSTGMPTKHDQADLYAAAIGGHGDGQRIVIAPTNVEENFYLTVEAFNLAERYQCPVLFLTDASLSLRAEAIPTPNIKEIQSKLINRPLITKDMNVDPNEILRYKVTETGIAPMLAPGVSPKPYAATGLEHGEDSSPRTRPDVRVKMMEKRFKKLQNIEDENQHLIEWDLGDLQEGEKADISVIAWGLTASITKEAVQRLRKKGYKVAALYPKLLYPVPAKAIEKVASMSDITLVPEANYTGQFARFIRMFTNVRPVQFNVYRGEPFIPAEIEAKIEELVGSKVNA, encoded by the coding sequence ATGGCTTTTGATTTAACAATTAAGTTTGCAGGTGAAGGTGGAGAAGGTGTCATCTCTGCTGGTGATTTTACAATGAGAGCGGCAACGTACTTAGGTCTTGAAGTTGTTACTTTTAAAAGCTTTCCGGCAGAAATTAAAGGTGGTTATGCACTCTCTCAAGTTAGAATGTCTGATGAAAAAATCTTATCTCAAGGTGATGGATTTCAAATACTTTTTGCATTCAACGGTGAAGCTTATGAAGTAAATAAACCACTTTTAAAACCCGGAACGGTTCTCGTTTGGGACGGACCAGAAGGTGGAGATTTTGAACCAGAATTTGACTGGTTAGAAAAACAAGGCGTTATAGCTTATGCTGTTCCTATGTCTAAGCTTGCAAAAGAAGAAGTTGGTGCATACATTACAAAAAATATGGTAGCTCTTGGTGCAGCATCTGAATTGTTTAATATTCCAATAGATGTTTATAAAGAGCAAATCGTTTCTAAATTCTCTAAAAAAGGACAAGATGTAGTAGACCTAAACTTTAAAGCTTTAGACGCTGGTATTAACTGGGTCAAAAATAATATCAAAAAGATAGACCCTTACAGATTGCCAGAAAGAATGCCAAGAAAAGATGTTATCATCCTTGAAGGTAACGAAGCAATAGCTCTTGGTGCAGCAGTAGCTGGCTGTAAAGTTTTTGCTGCATATCCAATTACACCAGCAACAACAGTTGGTAACTATTTATCAGAAATAATCTTAAAAGCAAACGGTTATGTGTACCAAGCTGAAGATGAAATTTCTTCGATGGCTATAGTAATTGGTGCGTCTTTCTCAGGCGTAAAAGCAATGACTGCAACATCTGGGCCCGGTGTATCTTTAATGCAAGAGCTAATAGGTCTTGCATCAATGGCAGAAATTCCAGCTGTTATCGTAGATGTTCAAAGAGGTGGACCATCAACCGGTATGCCAACAAAACACGACCAAGCAGATTTATACGCAGCCGCAATAGGTGGTCATGGTGATGGTCAAAGAATCGTCATAGCACCTACAAACGTTGAAGAAAACTTCTATCTAACAGTTGAAGCTTTCAACCTTGCGGAAAGATATCAATGCCCTGTATTATTCTTAACCGATGCATCATTATCTTTAAGAGCAGAAGCAATTCCAACACCAAACATTAAAGAAATTCAATCAAAATTAATCAACAGACCATTGATTACAAAAGATATGAACGTTGATCCAAATGAAATCTTAAGATACAAAGTTACAGAAACTGGAATTGCACCAATGCTTGCTCCGGGTGTATCTCCAAAGCCATATGCAGCAACTGGATTAGAGCACGGCGAAGACTCATCCCCAAGAACAAGACCAGACGTTAGAGTAAAAATGATGGAAAAAAGATTTAAAAAGCTTCAAAATATAGAAGATGAGAACCAACATCTTATAGAGTGGGATCTTGGAGATTTACAAGAGGGCGAAAAAGCTGATATCTCTGTAATAGCATGGGGATTAACAGCATCTATCACAAAAGAAGCTGTTCAAAGATTAAGAAAGAAAGGTTATAAAGTGGCTGCACTTTATCCAAAACTCTTGTATCCTGTTCCGGCTAAAGCTATTGAAAAAGTTGCAAGCATGTCTGATATTACTCTTGTACCTGAAGCTAACTATACAGGTCAATTTGCAAGATTTATTAGAATGTTTACAAATGTAAGACCAGTTCAATTCAATGTTTACAGAGGAGAGCCATTTATACCTGCAGAAATTGAAGCTAAAATTGAAGAGTTAGTAGGAAGCAAAGTTAATGCTTAA
- a CDS encoding 2-oxoacid:ferredoxin oxidoreductase subunit beta: MSYRFVRLQEKLEPKDYRSNIEPTWCPGCGDFGVVSGLAKVFSEEQFDPTALTLVSGIGCSSRLPLWMNAFGVHTCHGRAIPVAVGARLAKPEVPAIVTAGDGDLFSIGMEHFPHAARKNFDLTVVCMDNRMYALTKNQQSPTSRTGYKGSLTPYGNIEEPMNTIAFAIACGATFVAQTYSGNPKHEAEILKAAVEHKGFSFVNILSPCPTYNKIDTFQYYKGRTIDINKDLGHDPSDYAKAVELASHALDHDNDPNAKVPLGIFLKIEKPTFEDKVLALKEKFGATDNPDWDKILERYRP, from the coding sequence ATGTCATACCGATTTGTAAGATTACAAGAAAAATTAGAACCAAAGGATTATAGAAGTAATATAGAGCCAACATGGTGTCCTGGTTGTGGAGACTTTGGAGTTGTTAGTGGACTTGCAAAGGTTTTTAGCGAAGAACAATTTGACCCAACAGCTTTAACACTCGTTTCAGGAATTGGATGTTCGTCAAGATTACCTTTATGGATGAATGCTTTTGGAGTTCATACTTGCCATGGTAGGGCAATACCTGTTGCAGTTGGTGCGAGACTTGCAAAGCCAGAAGTTCCAGCAATTGTAACAGCTGGTGATGGAGATTTATTCTCTATTGGTATGGAACACTTTCCACACGCTGCGAGAAAAAACTTTGATTTGACTGTTGTTTGTATGGATAATAGAATGTACGCATTAACAAAAAACCAACAATCTCCAACTTCAAGAACTGGATACAAGGGTTCTTTAACACCTTATGGAAACATTGAAGAGCCAATGAATACAATAGCATTTGCAATTGCATGTGGAGCAACGTTTGTAGCTCAGACCTACTCAGGAAATCCAAAGCATGAAGCAGAAATCTTAAAAGCTGCTGTAGAACATAAAGGATTTTCTTTTGTAAACATATTATCTCCATGCCCAACATACAACAAGATAGATACATTCCAATACTACAAAGGAAGAACTATAGATATTAACAAAGACTTAGGTCATGACCCATCAGACTACGCAAAGGCTGTTGAGCTTGCATCCCATGCATTAGATCACGATAATGACCCTAATGCAAAAGTTCCACTTGGTATCTTCTTAAAGATTGAAAAACCTACTTTTGAAGACAAAGTCCTTGCATTGAAAGAAAAGTTTGGTGCTACTGACAATCCAGACTGGGATAAAATCTTAGAAAGATACAGACCATAA
- a CDS encoding 4Fe-4S binding protein, translating to MYELKKWFEIPIGSIVAEAGSSMINNTGSWRMLRPVLNTEKCTNCLICWIFCPDDSIPVNREQRFETDFIYCKGCGICAVECPYDALEMVPEMEIKLKELE from the coding sequence ATGTATGAATTAAAAAAATGGTTTGAAATACCGATAGGCTCTATAGTCGCAGAAGCCGGGTCAAGTATGATTAATAATACTGGTTCTTGGAGAATGCTCAGACCTGTATTAAATACAGAAAAATGCACGAACTGTTTAATCTGCTGGATTTTTTGTCCAGATGATAGTATTCCCGTTAATAGAGAGCAAAGATTTGAAACAGATTTTATATATTGTAAAGGATGCGGAATTTGTGCCGTTGAATGTCCTTATGACGCATTAGAAATGGTTCCAGAAATGGAAATTAAGTTAAAAGAGCTTGAGTAA
- the sucD gene encoding succinate--CoA ligase subunit alpha gives MSVLVNKNTKVIVQGITGREGSFHATQCKAYGTQVVGGVTPGKKGENVEGIPVFDTVNEAVKEAGADCSLIFVPPPFAADAILEAVDAGIKTVICITEGIPVNDMLPVKQYIKKYYPDTVLIGPNCPGVITPGEAKIGIMPGHIFKKGNVGIVSRSGTLTYEAAYQLTTRGIGQSTAVGIGGDPIPGTVFADVLKWFQDDPETEAIVMIGEIGGTAEEEAAEFIKSYVKKPVVAYIAGVTAPPGKRMGHAGAIISGGKGTAAEKYKALESAGAITVKNPSIIGETVEKILKGN, from the coding sequence ATGAGCGTATTAGTAAATAAAAATACAAAAGTAATTGTTCAAGGAATAACCGGAAGAGAAGGAAGCTTTCATGCTACACAATGTAAAGCATACGGAACACAGGTTGTAGGTGGAGTTACTCCCGGTAAAAAAGGTGAAAATGTAGAAGGAATACCTGTATTTGATACTGTAAATGAAGCAGTTAAAGAAGCTGGGGCAGACTGTTCACTAATCTTCGTTCCACCGCCATTTGCAGCAGATGCAATTTTAGAAGCAGTGGATGCAGGAATAAAAACAGTAATCTGTATTACAGAGGGTATCCCGGTTAATGATATGCTACCTGTAAAACAGTACATCAAAAAATACTATCCGGACACAGTTTTAATAGGACCAAACTGTCCGGGCGTAATCACACCGGGAGAGGCAAAAATTGGAATTATGCCTGGTCATATCTTTAAAAAAGGCAACGTTGGAATAGTTTCAAGAAGTGGAACATTAACATACGAAGCGGCATATCAGCTTACAACAAGAGGAATTGGTCAATCAACGGCTGTAGGTATTGGTGGAGACCCAATTCCGGGAACAGTTTTTGCCGATGTTTTAAAATGGTTTCAAGATGACCCAGAAACTGAGGCAATCGTTATGATTGGTGAAATCGGTGGAACAGCAGAAGAAGAGGCTGCAGAATTCATAAAATCTTATGTTAAAAAACCGGTTGTTGCATATATAGCAGGGGTAACAGCACCACCAGGAAAAAGAATGGGACATGCCGGAGCTATTATTTCCGGTGGAAAGGGAACAGCAGCAGAAAAATACAAAGCTTTAGAATCTGCAGGAGCAATAACGGTTAAAAACCCATCAATAATTGGAGAGACTGTAGAGAAAATTCTAAAAGGAAATTAA
- the sucC gene encoding ADP-forming succinate--CoA ligase subunit beta yields the protein MKVHEHQAKEIFRKYGLPVPRGYPAFDVKEAVEAAEELGTWPVVVKAQIHAGGRGKAGGVKLAKSIEEVQQIASELLGKKLATFQTGPEGLPVSRLYIEEATAIDKEFYVAITLDRSKSKPIIMVSAAGGMEIEEVAATNPEAIITQTIEPFIGLRSYHARELALKLGLPKNLLNKAASIFTTLYKIYIELDASMVEINPLVLTKDGNIVILDAKIEFDDNGLFRHPEIMEMDDPTQISPLEVEAKKFNLNYIKLDGNIACMVNGAGLAMSTMDTIKLAGGEPANFLDVGGSANATQIANAFKIILSDPNVKAIFINIFGGILRCDRLAEGIITAAKEVSINVPVIVRMEGTNVELGKKMLQESGLPLITADTMWEGALKAVEAANKQQ from the coding sequence ATGAAAGTCCATGAACATCAGGCAAAAGAGATTTTTAGAAAGTATGGTCTACCGGTACCAAGAGGTTATCCGGCTTTTGATGTTAAAGAGGCTGTTGAAGCAGCAGAAGAGCTTGGAACATGGCCGGTTGTTGTGAAAGCCCAAATTCACGCAGGCGGTAGAGGAAAAGCCGGTGGTGTTAAACTTGCAAAATCTATAGAAGAGGTTCAACAAATAGCATCAGAGTTACTTGGTAAAAAGCTTGCTACATTCCAAACAGGACCGGAGGGTTTACCGGTTAGCAGATTATATATAGAAGAAGCTACAGCAATAGACAAAGAGTTCTATGTGGCTATTACACTTGACAGAAGTAAATCTAAGCCAATTATCATGGTTTCTGCTGCTGGTGGTATGGAAATAGAAGAAGTAGCAGCAACAAATCCGGAGGCAATTATTACCCAAACAATAGAACCATTCATAGGATTAAGAAGCTATCATGCAAGAGAGCTTGCTTTAAAACTTGGTCTTCCAAAAAATCTATTAAACAAAGCTGCATCAATTTTTACAACTCTTTATAAGATTTATATAGAGTTAGATGCTTCAATGGTTGAAATAAATCCATTAGTTTTAACAAAAGATGGAAATATTGTTATTCTTGATGCAAAAATAGAGTTTGATGATAACGGATTGTTTAGACATCCAGAAATTATGGAAATGGACGACCCGACTCAAATTTCGCCGTTAGAAGTAGAAGCTAAAAAATTCAACTTAAACTACATAAAATTAGATGGAAATATTGCATGTATGGTTAACGGTGCAGGCCTTGCAATGTCAACTATGGACACAATCAAGCTTGCTGGTGGAGAACCTGCAAACTTCTTAGATGTGGGTGGTTCTGCAAACGCAACCCAAATAGCAAACGCATTTAAAATAATCCTCTCAGACCCTAACGTAAAAGCAATATTTATAAATATTTTTGGTGGTATTTTAAGATGTGATAGACTTGCAGAGGGTATTATCACTGCTGCAAAAGAAGTATCTATAAACGTTCCTGTAATCGTTAGAATGGAAGGAACAAACGTAGAACTTGGTAAAAAGATGCTTCAAGAATCAGGATTGCCATTAATTACTGCTGATACAATGTGGGAAGGTGCATTAAAAGCAGTAGAAGCAGCAAATAAACAACAGTAA
- a CDS encoding bifunctional (p)ppGpp synthetase/guanosine-3',5'-bis(diphosphate) 3'-pyrophosphohydrolase, producing MKTLDAPAKELLNKIDYLKPEEKQEIENAIDYVIEKHKDQYRKSGEPYYIHPIEAAKTIADLKLDKTSIISTLLHDIVEDTDTTLEEIEEKFGKKVAEIVDGVTKIGKYQFENLEDAKYENFRKLIISTAKDIRVILVKLADRLHNMKTLQHLREDKQKRIAKETLEIYAPIASRLGLWNIKRELEDLAFMYLYPEEYKKVATYFAHSKEKYEKYLTEKVIPVLKDALKQHGIKAEIQYRYKHLYSIYEKTLRKNLKLSDVYDVFGVRVLVEDVKDCYLALGVVHSIWTPVPGKFKDYISLPKSNFYQALHTTAVGPEGRFVEIQIKTFQMHKIAEEGIAAHWIYKGGKDLTEKDAQTFVWLKNLLETLKENSSSEIINDISNDLILDEIYVFTPKGDLIKLPSGSTPVDFAYAIHTKVGHKAVGAKVNGKLVPLDTKLKSGDVVEIITKEGHNPSRDWLNFVVTSKAKTNIKQYIAKIEKEKSIKFGEKLLDKFLKKINKKLSTLTEEERNRILKKYNYKTFEDFLAALGDGKISPAKVIRLLREDKEDTETKSETKKTASDITIEVDGISNILSHLSKCCMPVPGDEIYGIVSKGKGIAIHRKECPNIKPVLESEPERIINVAWGKNINHLYNSQIKIFTEDKPGMLANVSNAVANAKSNISNARVQTLKSGKAIIDLTIQVRNKEHLNGILKSIKNTPGVISVSRVLKKG from the coding sequence ATGAAAACCTTAGATGCACCTGCAAAAGAGCTTTTAAATAAGATAGATTATCTAAAACCAGAAGAAAAACAAGAAATAGAAAATGCTATTGATTATGTCATTGAAAAGCATAAAGACCAGTATAGAAAATCTGGAGAACCTTATTATATTCACCCAATAGAAGCAGCAAAAACCATAGCAGATTTAAAATTAGATAAAACTTCTATAATTTCTACGCTTTTACATGATATTGTTGAAGACACGGATACTACCCTTGAAGAGATAGAAGAAAAATTTGGTAAAAAGGTTGCTGAAATTGTTGATGGTGTTACAAAAATCGGAAAGTATCAGTTTGAAAATTTAGAAGATGCAAAGTATGAAAATTTTAGAAAATTAATTATATCAACAGCAAAAGATATAAGAGTTATACTTGTTAAGCTTGCAGATAGACTTCATAATATGAAGACACTTCAGCATTTAAGAGAAGATAAACAAAAAAGAATCGCCAAAGAAACGCTTGAAATATATGCTCCAATAGCAAGCAGACTTGGTCTTTGGAATATAAAAAGAGAATTAGAAGACCTTGCGTTTATGTATCTATATCCAGAAGAGTATAAAAAAGTTGCTACATATTTTGCCCATTCAAAAGAAAAGTATGAAAAATATCTCACAGAAAAAGTAATACCGGTTCTTAAAGATGCTTTAAAGCAGCATGGAATAAAAGCAGAAATACAATACAGATATAAACACCTATACAGCATATATGAAAAAACATTAAGAAAAAACCTTAAATTAAGCGATGTTTATGATGTTTTTGGAGTTAGAGTTTTAGTTGAAGATGTAAAAGACTGTTATTTAGCCTTAGGGGTCGTTCATTCAATATGGACGCCTGTACCGGGTAAATTTAAAGATTATATCTCACTTCCAAAATCTAACTTTTATCAAGCACTTCATACAACTGCTGTAGGACCAGAAGGAAGATTTGTAGAGATACAGATAAAAACTTTCCAAATGCATAAAATAGCAGAAGAGGGAATAGCTGCTCACTGGATTTATAAAGGTGGAAAAGATTTAACAGAAAAAGATGCACAAACATTTGTTTGGCTTAAAAATCTGTTAGAAACATTAAAAGAAAATTCAAGTAGCGAAATAATAAACGATATTAGTAATGACCTAATACTTGATGAAATTTATGTATTTACACCAAAAGGCGATTTGATTAAACTTCCATCAGGTTCAACTCCAGTAGATTTTGCATATGCCATACATACAAAGGTTGGTCATAAAGCAGTTGGGGCTAAAGTAAATGGTAAATTAGTTCCACTTGATACAAAGCTAAAAAGTGGCGATGTTGTAGAAATTATCACAAAAGAAGGACATAATCCTTCAAGAGATTGGCTTAATTTTGTAGTCACATCTAAAGCAAAAACAAACATAAAGCAATATATAGCAAAGATTGAGAAAGAAAAGTCAATTAAGTTTGGAGAAAAGTTATTAGATAAATTTTTAAAGAAGATTAATAAAAAATTGAGCACATTAACAGAAGAAGAAAGAAATAGAATATTAAAAAAATATAATTATAAAACCTTCGAAGACTTTTTAGCTGCTCTTGGTGATGGAAAAATCTCACCTGCAAAAGTGATTAGACTTTTAAGGGAAGATAAAGAAGATACAGAAACAAAATCAGAAACCAAAAAAACAGCTTCGGATATTACGATAGAAGTTGATGGAATATCAAATATTTTGTCTCATTTATCAAAGTGCTGTATGCCAGTCCCGGGTGATGAAATTTATGGCATAGTTTCAAAAGGAAAGGGTATTGCTATTCATAGAAAAGAATGTCCTAATATAAAACCGGTTTTAGAATCAGAGCCTGAAAGAATCATCAATGTAGCTTGGGGTAAAAATATAAATCATCTATACAATTCTCAAATAAAAATATTTACTGAAGATAAGCCCGGAATGCTTGCAAATGTTTCTAATGCAGTAGCCAATGCAAAATCAAACATATCAAATGCTCGTGTTCAAACTTTAAAATCTGGTAAGGCAATCATAGATTTAACAATTCAAGTTAGAAATAAAGAGCATTTAAATGGAATTTTAAAATCTATAAAGAATACGCCAGGTGTGATCTCTGTTAGTAGAGTTTTGAAAAAGGGTTGA
- a CDS encoding 2-oxoacid:acceptor oxidoreductase family protein, whose product MTTATDKAVREIRWHGRGGQGTVTAAKMLASAAIIRGKYGQAMPEFGLERSGTPVKVSTRISDNPINTRAPVDSPEIVIITDPSLMFTIRDIIVSGTDENTIFIVNTNFPPEKVRQILGIPNNELWIVDASKIAMEEFGRNIPNTAVLGAVAKATGLVDLEALEQEITEAFGASSKLRNVLEQNLKALRRGYEEVYKA is encoded by the coding sequence ATGACAACCGCAACAGATAAAGCTGTAAGAGAAATTAGATGGCACGGAAGAGGTGGTCAAGGTACCGTTACCGCTGCAAAAATGTTAGCTTCAGCTGCTATCATAAGAGGTAAATATGGTCAAGCAATGCCAGAGTTTGGTCTTGAAAGGTCTGGAACACCAGTTAAAGTCTCAACAAGAATATCAGATAATCCTATAAATACCAGAGCACCGGTTGACAGTCCAGAAATAGTAATTATAACAGACCCATCATTAATGTTTACTATAAGAGATATCATAGTAAGTGGTACAGATGAGAATACAATTTTTATAGTTAATACAAATTTCCCACCAGAAAAAGTTAGACAAATACTCGGTATACCAAATAACGAGCTTTGGATTGTTGACGCTTCAAAAATTGCGATGGAAGAGTTCGGAAGAAACATTCCAAACACTGCAGTTTTAGGAGCTGTAGCAAAAGCCACAGGTTTGGTAGACTTAGAAGCTTTAGAGCAAGAGATCACTGAAGCATTTGGTGCAAGTTCTAAATTAAGAAACGTTCTTGAGCAAAATCTTAAAGCATTAAGAAGAGGATATGAGGAAGTTTATAAAGCTTAA
- a CDS encoding thiamine pyrophosphate-dependent enzyme, which translates to MAKKVTIQVLADLAQEREEKYHSHNPLAPGHRMCIGCGIPPIVNEVLLAIDKPVVVSTATGCLEVTTGVYPYTAWNTPWIHVNFQSAAAVIGGVEAAYKVLKKKGLIDEDIEFVAFGGDGGTYDIGFQSLSAAAERGHNFLYVCYNNEGYQNTGYQKSSATPIGAYTKTTPVGSAKVGKQEPRKDLTMIMAAHGIPYVAQASPHIYRDLTRKVKKALTFKGPKFINTLQPCTLSWRFAPEDTMRLAKLAVETRYWPVYEVINGKYWKVNIKPKRPKPIEEYISAQPRWKHVLKYPEIVERIQKEIDDKWNHLLALEEMSKALAEKEGIDYEALFANPEDNKEGQ; encoded by the coding sequence ATGGCAAAAAAAGTAACCATTCAAGTATTAGCAGATTTAGCTCAAGAAAGAGAGGAAAAATATCATTCTCATAATCCATTGGCTCCTGGTCATAGAATGTGTATCGGCTGTGGTATTCCACCAATTGTTAACGAAGTGTTATTAGCTATTGATAAGCCAGTAGTAGTATCAACTGCAACAGGTTGCCTTGAAGTTACAACAGGAGTATATCCATATACAGCATGGAATACGCCATGGATTCATGTTAACTTTCAGTCTGCGGCGGCTGTAATTGGCGGTGTAGAAGCTGCTTATAAAGTTCTTAAAAAGAAAGGTTTGATTGATGAAGATATAGAGTTTGTTGCATTTGGTGGTGATGGTGGAACTTACGATATTGGATTCCAATCATTATCTGCAGCAGCAGAAAGAGGTCATAACTTCCTTTACGTTTGCTATAACAACGAAGGGTATCAAAACACAGGATACCAAAAATCTTCTGCAACGCCTATTGGTGCATATACTAAAACAACTCCGGTTGGTTCTGCTAAAGTAGGAAAGCAAGAGCCAAGAAAAGACTTGACTATGATTATGGCTGCACATGGTATACCTTATGTAGCTCAAGCATCTCCTCATATCTATAGAGATTTAACAAGAAAAGTTAAAAAAGCTTTAACTTTTAAAGGTCCAAAATTTATTAACACACTTCAACCTTGTACTCTTTCTTGGAGATTTGCTCCAGAAGATACAATGAGACTCGCAAAGCTTGCTGTTGAAACAAGATACTGGCCAGTGTATGAAGTAATCAATGGTAAATACTGGAAAGTCAACATTAAACCAAAAAGACCAAAACCAATTGAAGAGTATATCTCAGCTCAGCCAAGATGGAAACACGTATTAAAATATCCAGAAATCGTTGAAAGAATTCAAAAAGAAATAGATGATAAATGGAACCATCTATTAGCTTTAGAAGAAATGTCTAAAGCACTTGCTGAGAAAGAAGGAATAGATTACGAAGCACTTTTCGCAAATCCTGAAGACAATAAAGAAGGTCAATAA
- a CDS encoding Fe-S-containing hydro-lyase, translated as MVEAKIITTPLTDEVIENLRAGDKVLINGWVYTARDAAHKRMLEEYEKTGKLPFDVKGQVIYYVGPTPAKPGQAIGSAGPTTAYRMDKYTPKLLELGLKGTIGKGWRGQEVKEALKKYKAVYFAAYGGTAALLSKHITKVEMVAYEDLGPEAIRKLYFENFPVIVANDIYGGDVFEEGQKKYRKLVI; from the coding sequence ATGGTAGAAGCTAAAATAATCACAACACCTTTAACAGATGAAGTTATAGAAAATTTAAGAGCCGGAGATAAAGTCTTAATAAACGGTTGGGTCTATACAGCAAGAGATGCAGCACATAAAAGAATGCTTGAAGAGTATGAAAAAACTGGAAAATTGCCTTTTGACGTAAAAGGTCAGGTCATTTATTACGTTGGACCTACACCGGCAAAACCGGGTCAAGCAATAGGTTCGGCAGGACCTACAACAGCTTACAGAATGGACAAATACACTCCAAAACTTCTTGAGCTTGGACTAAAAGGAACCATAGGTAAAGGATGGAGAGGTCAGGAAGTAAAAGAGGCTTTAAAGAAATATAAAGCAGTATACTTTGCTGCTTACGGTGGAACGGCAGCGCTTTTATCTAAACATATTACAAAGGTAGAAATGGTAGCATACGAAGATTTAGGGCCGGAGGCAATCAGAAAGCTATATTTTGAGAATTTTCCTGTAATTGTTGCTAATGATATATATGGTGGAGATGTTTTTGAAGAAGGTCAAAAGAAATATAGAAAATTAGTGATTTAA